One window of the Candidatus Tisiphia endosymbiont of Sialis lutaria genome contains the following:
- a CDS encoding HD domain-containing protein — protein sequence MKEANCWKSQFETCCYSNKLLDKLLLLNDKTDTIDILKVKKAIYYAKEYHGKQKRDSGEPFYSHPIEVVCIFTNYTSRENIKFFRTDLLVTCVLHDTIEDTEITEKIIANNFGKLVASQVQDLTRIKMDRKISSKEMVESLWLQGKYDILLIKLCDRIHNMQTIEIKPPEKIKKIIQETKYSFLPLAKYFGSTIENELRQLCLKPKL from the coding sequence ATGAAAGAGGCTAATTGTTGGAAATCACAATTCGAAACTTGTTGCTATTCAAATAAGTTACTAGATAAACTATTACTGTTAAATGACAAGACAGATACGATAGATATTCTCAAAGTAAAAAAAGCTATTTACTACGCCAAAGAGTACCATGGTAAGCAAAAGCGAGATTCAGGGGAACCTTTTTATTCTCATCCAATTGAAGTTGTTTGTATTTTTACTAACTATACTTCACGGGAGAATATAAAATTTTTTAGAACAGATTTACTGGTTACATGTGTACTACACGATACGATTGAAGATACAGAGATTACTGAAAAAATAATTGCCAATAATTTTGGTAAGTTAGTTGCCAGTCAAGTTCAGGACTTAACTAGAATAAAAATGGATCGAAAAATTAGCTCAAAGGAAATGGTAGAGTCGTTATGGCTTCAAGGTAAATATGACATATTGCTTATTAAATTGTGTGATCGAATCCATAATATGCAAACAATTGAAATTAAACCACCTGAAAAAATAAAGAAAATAATACAAGAGACTAAGTATAGTTTTTTACCACTAGCTAAATATTTTGGCTCGACAATTGAAAATGAGCTACGCCAATTATGTTTAAAGCCAAAATTGTAA
- a CDS encoding class I SAM-dependent methyltransferase — protein sequence MDIWKLSNIANSYSETKEYRFNNYVVNPHIKNLIGSAKDKALLEVGCGFGRYLEIFSKECPLKLVGCDLSYYQIELCKQYIPNNNIGLHVLDFSDSASPEIVGQGEYDIVFNIFVILYIDTLEKLKAFITNCYKCLKKGGKVLICTLDILSASFYPEVFSILKLPTRPLHNNKYSDGCPIEISITNDCVVTSYQRDFDTLKSLMTEVGFKNIKKYDLFLDKVALQVFTDEELNIIKKSNILLLITAEKLND from the coding sequence ATGGACATTTGGAAATTGAGCAACATTGCTAACTCGTACAGTGAAACAAAGGAATATAGGTTTAACAATTATGTTGTTAATCCACATATCAAAAATTTAATAGGTAGTGCAAAAGATAAGGCTCTATTAGAGGTAGGATGTGGATTTGGTAGGTACTTAGAGATTTTTTCCAAAGAATGTCCACTAAAATTAGTAGGATGTGATCTTTCTTATTATCAAATAGAATTATGTAAACAATACATACCAAATAATAATATTGGGCTACATGTATTAGATTTCTCTGATTCTGCCAGCCCTGAGATAGTAGGTCAAGGTGAATATGATATTGTTTTCAATATTTTTGTAATTTTATACATAGATACTTTAGAGAAACTTAAAGCATTTATTACAAATTGTTATAAATGCTTAAAAAAAGGTGGAAAGGTTTTAATATGTACTTTAGATATTTTAAGTGCTTCATTTTACCCAGAGGTTTTTAGTATATTAAAACTTCCTACAAGACCTTTGCACAACAATAAATATAGTGATGGTTGTCCAATAGAAATAAGTATCACAAATGATTGTGTGGTAACGTCTTATCAGAGAGATTTTGATACTTTAAAATCACTAATGACAGAAGTAGGCTTTAAAAATATAAAAAAGTATGATTTATTTTTAGATAAAGTTGCTTTACAGGTTTTTACAGATGAGGAATTAAATATTATAAAAAAGTCTAATATACTTCTACTTATAACAGCAGAAAAATTAAATGATTAG
- a CDS encoding glycosyltransferase family 8 protein encodes MNKKLILQKYKYALALLIIILFILGGYSYDKRKIKIKKFSNDLVSLQNNDNIQNGKISVVERVSDYAYSRIYSNLRKNRFEFDMVVNDLNNSFLTDERKNYIEKVCLFQIEEAVDRVSIAKGYDCLSRLQLLKKEKAELYRGIKNSSYSLDLLYKSEYALNLAHIIIKDHKEQIFSFIKDLKEEDLLKYFSGYMQDEVAFLNKLIALNIPELSAKAFYRLSMINILGRSSVLEKANIDLKTAVANYQRALNLSGIEANNVTNIALVINDKYAVHAATTIASALLNSDLDSFYDFYFIMDQEDPISIESQKKLSSMQDIKPYKINFINVDNNLLPIELIKSKFKNCDWPLLISYRPFFSKILPNLTLVLSLDADLIVLKDLSYFKTIDMTDYFVAGSYDAGNPGHNELGCNHALPYFYINAGVMWFNLENMRNNKAEDCLINSLNNTVCSLSMFEQDIINIAFNDRINHISHKWNHTPSYRSSTTNTNYYTKFILHYSGTKPWAGGVEKAQIEQLDDIYKEYWRYRELTPWGTPYSPK; translated from the coding sequence GTGAATAAAAAATTAATATTACAAAAATATAAATATGCATTAGCTTTGTTAATAATAATATTATTTATATTAGGAGGTTATTCTTATGATAAAAGAAAAATAAAAATAAAAAAATTTTCAAATGACTTAGTGTCACTGCAAAATAATGATAATATTCAAAATGGGAAAATATCAGTTGTCGAAAGAGTAAGTGATTATGCTTACTCTCGTATTTACTCAAATTTAAGAAAAAATCGTTTTGAATTTGATATGGTGGTTAATGATCTAAACAATAGTTTTTTAACTGATGAAAGAAAAAACTACATTGAAAAGGTTTGTCTTTTCCAAATTGAAGAAGCGGTAGATAGGGTATCAATTGCCAAAGGTTACGATTGTTTATCACGTTTACAACTTTTAAAAAAGGAAAAAGCTGAATTATATAGGGGCATAAAAAACAGCAGCTATTCTTTAGATTTATTATATAAATCAGAATATGCCCTTAATTTAGCTCATATTATTATTAAAGATCATAAAGAACAAATTTTTTCTTTTATTAAAGACCTAAAAGAAGAAGATTTACTAAAATATTTTAGTGGTTATATGCAAGATGAAGTAGCTTTTCTTAATAAGCTGATAGCATTAAATATTCCTGAATTATCAGCTAAAGCTTTTTATAGGCTTAGCATGATTAATATATTAGGTCGATCTTCTGTTTTAGAGAAAGCGAACATAGACCTTAAGACAGCCGTTGCTAACTATCAACGAGCCTTGAATTTAAGCGGAATAGAGGCTAATAATGTTACTAATATTGCTCTTGTTATAAATGATAAGTATGCAGTACATGCTGCAACTACCATTGCATCAGCTTTGTTAAATTCAGACTTAGATAGCTTCTATGATTTTTATTTTATTATGGATCAGGAAGACCCTATATCTATAGAATCGCAAAAAAAACTGTCATCTATGCAGGATATAAAGCCTTACAAAATAAATTTTATAAATGTTGATAATAATTTACTGCCGATAGAATTAATAAAAAGTAAATTTAAAAATTGTGACTGGCCTCTTTTAATAAGCTATAGACCATTTTTTAGTAAAATTTTGCCGAATTTAACCTTGGTATTATCGCTGGATGCTGATTTAATAGTTTTAAAAGATTTAAGCTATTTTAAAACTATTGATATGACGGATTATTTTGTGGCAGGTAGCTATGATGCCGGTAATCCTGGTCATAACGAACTTGGGTGTAATCATGCTTTACCGTATTTTTATATAAATGCCGGTGTTATGTGGTTTAATTTAGAAAATATGAGAAATAATAAAGCGGAAGATTGTTTAATAAATTCATTAAATAATACTGTATGTTCTCTTTCAATGTTTGAACAAGATATAATAAATATAGCTTTTAACGATAGAATTAACCATATTTCACATAAATGGAATCATACCCCTAGTTATAGATCAAGCACAACCAATACAAATTATTATACAAAATTTATTTTACATTATTCAGGAACAAAACCTTGGGCTGGGGGTGTGGAAAAAGCACAGATAGAACAATTAGACGATATTTACAAAGAATATTGGCGTTATAGAGAATTAACGCCTTGGGGGACGCCATACTCACCTAAATAG
- a CDS encoding MFS transporter gives MSKVVQENTRIIPNRQTSITKEQKKALGLLSIGTFLEYFDLMLYVHMAAFLNELFFEPTDPKTTSLMMAFAFCSSFVFRPVGAVIFGWLGDNIGRKFTVIITTFIMAVSCLVMANLPTYAQIGVTATWIVTICRAVQGISSMGEVVGADLYLTETLKPPAQYASVVLIGAFGELGELGALGIASLVTMHGFNWRIAFWIGAVIALVGYVARTTLRETPEFADAKRRIKKIFKKTNTDTACLKDNPMWQEKVDKKTILAFFLLQCAGSVCFYFIYVHCASILKTNFGYTLSEVIQHNFMVCLMELSITLILCYLSLKIYPLVTMKIILIISAIFIIFCPYLLNNINSPYQLFFIQFFMLLWAKCLSPALPICYKEFPVFKRFTCVSMTFALSRALMYAITAFAFVYLTDHFGNWGLWFIVIPAIIFFAYGLFYFDRLAKKYGDLPIAFRNTATYSEENNY, from the coding sequence ATGAGTAAAGTTGTTCAAGAAAATACCAGGATTATCCCTAATCGGCAAACTAGCATTACCAAAGAACAAAAAAAAGCTTTAGGATTACTATCAATTGGCACATTTCTTGAATATTTTGACTTAATGCTATATGTCCATATGGCAGCGTTTCTTAATGAGTTATTTTTTGAACCGACTGATCCTAAAACAACCTCGTTAATGATGGCATTTGCTTTTTGTTCTTCCTTTGTTTTTCGACCTGTGGGGGCAGTAATATTTGGCTGGTTGGGCGATAATATCGGGCGTAAATTTACGGTGATCATCACAACTTTTATAATGGCTGTATCATGTCTTGTCATGGCTAATCTGCCTACTTATGCTCAGATAGGGGTTACCGCTACCTGGATAGTAACCATTTGCCGTGCTGTGCAAGGTATCTCTTCTATGGGAGAGGTGGTAGGGGCAGATCTTTATTTAACCGAAACACTTAAGCCGCCAGCCCAATATGCAAGTGTGGTATTGATAGGAGCTTTTGGGGAGTTAGGAGAGCTAGGGGCTTTAGGAATTGCTTCGCTTGTAACTATGCATGGATTTAATTGGCGTATAGCATTTTGGATTGGGGCGGTAATTGCATTGGTTGGATATGTTGCTAGAACAACCTTGCGAGAAACCCCAGAATTTGCTGATGCCAAACGTCGAATTAAAAAAATTTTTAAAAAAACTAATACCGATACAGCTTGCTTAAAAGATAATCCGATGTGGCAAGAAAAAGTTGATAAAAAAACTATTCTAGCTTTCTTTTTATTGCAATGTGCTGGATCAGTATGTTTTTATTTTATTTATGTACATTGTGCTAGTATTTTAAAAACTAACTTTGGTTATACATTATCCGAAGTTATTCAGCATAATTTTATGGTCTGTCTAATGGAACTCTCAATTACATTAATATTATGTTATTTAAGTTTAAAAATATATCCATTAGTAACCATGAAAATTATACTGATCATATCTGCTATTTTTATCATATTTTGTCCGTATTTATTGAACAATATTAATTCTCCTTATCAGTTATTTTTTATTCAATTCTTCATGCTTTTATGGGCGAAATGCTTAAGCCCTGCTCTTCCCATTTGTTATAAAGAATTTCCAGTATTTAAACGCTTTACCTGTGTTAGCATGACATTTGCTCTATCTCGTGCTCTGATGTATGCAATCACTGCTTTTGCTTTTGTCTACCTTACTGACCATTTTGGCAATTGGGGATTATGGTTTATTGTAATTCCTGCAATTATATTTTTCGCATACGGATTATTTTATTTTGATAGATTGGCAAAAAAGTATGGTGATTTACCTATTGCTTTTAGAAACACGGCTACTTATTCCGAAGAAAACAATTATTAG
- the truA gene encoding tRNA pseudouridine(38-40) synthase TruA, whose translation MHDNDIKDHDNSSILQIDKNLDFYRYKITIEYLGTAFVGWQKQKGALSIQQTLEDGIHKFTGEIVAVHGAGRTDAGVHALGQVAHFDLVKYMCPYKVMQAINYFVRDYNIAVVDCVLVDKDFHARFSALERHYVYRIINRPSQVIIDLNRAWWIKQPLDVEAMRRGASYLIGHHDFSSFRGKFCQAKSPIKTLSQLIITQKNEEIKIYFSARSFLHNMVRNIVGSLVLVGRNIWQEDDIQRVLDAKKREIAGAKAPACGLYFLRVDYNDLSLLQKLFK comes from the coding sequence ATGCATGATAATGATATTAAAGATCATGATAATTCATCAATTTTGCAGATCGATAAGAATTTAGATTTTTATCGATATAAAATTACTATTGAATATTTAGGAACTGCTTTTGTTGGCTGGCAGAAGCAGAAAGGTGCTTTATCTATTCAACAAACACTGGAAGATGGTATCCATAAATTTACTGGTGAAATAGTAGCGGTTCATGGAGCTGGCAGGACTGATGCAGGGGTTCATGCTTTAGGGCAAGTAGCACATTTCGATTTAGTGAAATATATGTGTCCTTATAAAGTTATGCAGGCTATCAACTATTTTGTGAGAGATTATAATATAGCGGTAGTTGATTGTGTTCTAGTAGACAAAGATTTTCATGCAAGATTTTCTGCTTTAGAACGTCATTATGTCTATAGAATTATCAATAGACCTAGCCAAGTTATAATAGATTTAAATCGTGCTTGGTGGATAAAACAACCTCTTGACGTTGAAGCAATGAGACGCGGGGCTTCCTACCTCATAGGACATCATGATTTTAGCTCATTTAGAGGCAAATTTTGCCAAGCAAAGTCACCTATAAAAACCTTATCCCAATTAATTATTACCCAAAAAAATGAAGAAATAAAAATATATTTTTCTGCTCGATCTTTTTTACATAATATGGTTCGAAATATTGTTGGTAGTTTAGTATTAGTTGGACGAAATATATGGCAGGAAGATGATATCCAAAGAGTTTTAGATGCAAAGAAAAGAGAAATAGCCGGAGCAAAGGCTCCGGCATGTGGGCTGTATTTCCTTAGAGTTGACTATAATGACTTATCACTACTTCAAAAATTGTTTAAATAA
- a CDS encoding ABC transporter ATP-binding protein, translating into MLGNIDFSNSSIRLFFYFLKKRKIKLIVLGLLCIMLGMIPTIDGVLLQKIINLLESFSDEEAKYLPSSMMYWAIIYAVWWMGVNVIWRVYDYVYLKTIPYIKGQILDEMYNYTQYHNHKFFQENLAGYITNRITEASRSFEMVLSLFGEKIIYKLAVIVFSLVAMYSVHQIFFTIFLIFICVFIGITVICSSTVNKYSVNYARSKSIVAGKIVDLIANISTVRMFTSHRFERQNLEARIDNAIVNEQIMQFFMWKLRNVLGIICAIMIFIMIYYLAQLRSQMQITIGDCVLILTLCMAVTTEIWDLTQEIGDMFEEFGSFHQTLSLMKPHIIKDIDNPHLLRVAKGEIAFKNVSFKYYHNNNLFENKSITILSQQKVGLVGFSGSGKTTFINLITRLHDIDQGEILIDGQNIRYVTQDSLRDNISIIPQEPILFHRTIIDNIRYGKKDASLEEVIEAARAAHIHQVIAAMPEGYQSLCGERGNNLSGGQRQRIVIARAILKNAPILILDEATSSLDSETESLIQDSLSYLMQNKTVLVIAHRLSTLLNMDRLLVFDAGSIVEDGSHEELLKNSKLYKKLWKSQAKGLII; encoded by the coding sequence GTGCTAGGAAATATTGATTTTTCAAACTCGTCAATAAGGCTATTTTTCTATTTCTTAAAGAAAAGAAAAATTAAACTAATCGTTTTAGGTTTGTTATGCATAATGTTGGGAATGATACCTACTATTGATGGTGTATTGCTCCAAAAGATTATAAATTTGCTAGAGTCTTTCTCTGATGAAGAAGCTAAATATCTACCTTCCTCTATGATGTATTGGGCAATAATATATGCAGTTTGGTGGATGGGTGTCAATGTTATATGGCGGGTTTATGATTATGTTTATCTAAAAACAATACCCTATATCAAAGGACAGATACTAGATGAGATGTATAATTATACTCAGTATCATAATCATAAATTTTTTCAAGAAAACCTGGCTGGTTATATTACCAATCGTATTACTGAAGCTTCTAGATCTTTTGAAATGGTTCTATCGTTATTTGGTGAGAAAATTATATATAAGTTAGCTGTAATTGTCTTCTCTCTAGTAGCCATGTACTCGGTTCATCAAATATTTTTCACTATATTCCTGATATTTATTTGTGTTTTTATAGGAATTACTGTTATTTGTTCAAGTACAGTAAATAAATATTCAGTAAATTATGCCCGAAGTAAATCAATAGTTGCCGGTAAGATTGTGGATTTGATAGCCAATATTAGTACAGTACGGATGTTTACTTCTCATAGATTTGAACGTCAAAATCTAGAAGCAAGAATAGATAATGCGATAGTCAATGAACAAATTATGCAGTTTTTCATGTGGAAGCTACGTAACGTACTAGGAATAATCTGTGCTATAATGATTTTTATCATGATTTATTATTTGGCACAGCTTCGTAGTCAAATGCAAATAACTATAGGAGATTGTGTCTTGATACTTACTTTGTGTATGGCTGTTACTACTGAAATTTGGGATTTAACGCAAGAAATAGGGGATATGTTTGAAGAATTTGGCTCTTTTCATCAAACTTTATCATTGATGAAACCTCATATTATAAAAGATATTGATAATCCCCATCTTCTAAGGGTTGCAAAAGGTGAGATAGCATTTAAAAATGTTAGTTTTAAATATTACCATAATAATAATTTATTTGAGAATAAATCTATTACAATTTTGAGTCAACAAAAGGTTGGATTAGTAGGATTTTCTGGCTCAGGAAAAACAACTTTTATCAATCTTATTACACGGTTGCATGATATAGACCAAGGAGAAATTTTAATTGATGGGCAAAATATTAGATATGTAACTCAAGACTCTTTGCGAGATAATATTAGCATAATACCACAAGAACCAATCCTATTTCATAGGACAATTATCGATAATATTAGATATGGAAAAAAAGATGCTAGCTTAGAAGAAGTAATAGAGGCGGCAAGAGCAGCTCATATACATCAAGTTATTGCCGCCATGCCGGAAGGGTACCAAAGCTTATGCGGTGAAAGGGGTAATAATTTATCAGGTGGTCAGAGACAGAGAATAGTAATCGCCCGGGCAATATTAAAGAATGCTCCTATATTAATCCTTGATGAAGCAACAAGCAGTTTAGATAGTGAGACTGAGAGCTTAATACAAGATTCTCTATCTTACTTAATGCAAAATAAAACTGTATTAGTTATAGCTCATAGATTATCGACTTTGTTGAATATGGATAGACTTCTAGTTTTTGATGCGGGTAGTATAGTCGAAGATGGATCGCATGAGGAACTATTAAAAAACAGTAAACTGTACAAAAAGTTATGGAAATCACAAGCGAAAGGTTTGATAATTTAA
- a CDS encoding copper chaperone PCu(A)C, which yields MILKNIIAIIAAILCFSLSVCFAAAPNNSNPDNTAILATSIDTRNAWARPSISTTIGKRNNSAIYLEIVNNSDTNYNLVNVSSEVANKVELHKSFVDEKGVSKMVQLDKLVIPAKTSAILQPGGMHIMLLDLKTTLKVGDKFDLLLYFDNNIKKVVQVEVKTQ from the coding sequence ATGATACTGAAGAATATAATAGCCATCATTGCTGCCATCCTATGTTTTAGCCTGTCAGTATGCTTTGCCGCCGCTCCAAACAACAGTAATCCGGATAATACGGCGATATTAGCTACTTCCATTGACACACGAAACGCTTGGGCAAGACCTTCCATATCAACTACTATTGGTAAACGTAATAATTCTGCAATATATCTTGAAATAGTTAATAATTCTGATACAAATTATAATTTAGTAAATGTTTCTTCCGAGGTCGCTAACAAGGTTGAATTACATAAAAGTTTTGTTGACGAAAAAGGTGTTAGCAAAATGGTACAACTAGATAAGCTAGTCATTCCAGCGAAAACTAGTGCTATTTTACAGCCAGGCGGTATGCATATTATGCTTTTGGATTTAAAAACTACACTAAAAGTTGGTGATAAATTTGATTTACTTTTATATTTCGATAACAACATTAAGAAAGTTGTACAAGTAGAAGTAAAGACCCAATAA
- a CDS encoding DUF2671 domain-containing protein — MKEKNIPILNSLTKKATNSLDTDNNPFFNVRYICQSTTLITESIQKGFDVAQLSNGDITVTEIKTVNVHYNWDPVKQKFIKINQN, encoded by the coding sequence ATGAAAGAAAAAAACATACCTATTTTGAATAGCCTAACTAAGAAAGCTACCAATTCATTAGATACTGATAATAATCCTTTTTTTAATGTTAGATATATTTGTCAATCAACGACTCTAATTACTGAATCTATCCAAAAAGGTTTTGATGTTGCACAGTTATCTAATGGAGACATTACAGTTACGGAAATTAAAACAGTAAATGTTCACTATAATTGGGATCCTGTTAAACAAAAATTTATTAAAATAAACCAAAATTAG
- a CDS encoding NAD(P)-dependent oxidoreductase produces the protein MSNTEHKQKILPVLQTIVDRLKVCKDINLTDVTFVCIQHLLFTTIDLIKSLIMLGAKPSNIHIMGKIYSTCPEVVEQIIKLGVIHYHCTQPQQLGNFNDCFNKDIANMWNKVSNTLINTKSNNIIILDDGSKCITNIPKSLSDNYTVFAVEQTSSGIAHIKKTNITVPVVNVAFSAAKQLLESPMIARAVEIKLDKFLSLRSSGLTSGVVGLGVIGRAVVQKLLSFNHKVIVYDKIKEKCNFINSVKVVNSTQLLFQEADYIFGCTGEDISISININEIQGIKNLISCSSQDIEFQSLLKIIQNNYPNMISDVLSNLCLPLDNGIIKIYRGGYPINLDNSGESVPSQDIQLTRGLLLGGIIQAIFQLIQEPKLESKQYMLDPKIQKLIVQELMINRLSQISDESLVMNFLDEEWIKNNSIGCSTKKPIIFPESLFNVT, from the coding sequence ATGAGTAATACTGAGCATAAACAAAAAATATTACCAGTCTTGCAAACTATAGTAGATAGGTTAAAGGTTTGTAAGGATATCAATTTAACAGATGTAACATTTGTTTGTATACAACATCTTCTATTTACAACAATTGACCTAATAAAATCTCTTATCATGCTCGGTGCCAAGCCAAGCAACATTCATATAATGGGTAAAATATATTCAACTTGTCCAGAGGTGGTAGAGCAAATTATAAAATTAGGAGTAATACACTATCATTGTACCCAACCCCAGCAATTGGGTAATTTCAATGATTGCTTTAATAAAGATATAGCTAATATGTGGAATAAGGTTAGCAATACCTTAATCAATACAAAATCTAATAATATTATTATCCTTGATGACGGTAGTAAGTGTATAACAAATATTCCAAAATCTTTAAGTGACAATTATACAGTTTTTGCTGTAGAACAAACATCTTCAGGTATAGCTCACATTAAAAAAACTAACATTACTGTACCCGTAGTTAATGTTGCTTTTTCTGCTGCAAAACAATTATTAGAATCTCCAATGATTGCAAGAGCTGTTGAAATCAAACTTGATAAATTCTTGTCACTACGTAGTAGTGGGCTTACGTCAGGAGTAGTCGGACTTGGAGTAATAGGAAGGGCTGTTGTTCAGAAACTTTTATCGTTTAATCATAAAGTAATAGTTTACGATAAGATCAAAGAAAAATGTAATTTCATAAATTCCGTTAAGGTTGTTAATAGTACTCAATTGCTATTTCAGGAAGCAGATTATATTTTTGGTTGTACGGGTGAAGATATTAGTATTTCTATTAATATAAATGAGATACAAGGAATCAAAAATTTAATCAGCTGCTCATCACAAGATATTGAGTTTCAATCGTTACTTAAAATCATTCAAAATAATTATCCCAATATGATCTCAGATGTACTAAGTAATCTATGTTTACCTTTAGATAATGGTATAATTAAAATATATAGAGGTGGATATCCGATAAATCTAGATAATTCTGGCGAATCTGTGCCATCTCAAGATATACAACTTACTCGTGGATTGTTATTAGGTGGGATTATACAAGCTATATTTCAATTAATTCAAGAACCTAAGCTGGAATCTAAACAATATATGCTAGATCCTAAAATACAGAAGTTAATAGTACAAGAATTAATGATAAATAGACTAAGCCAGATATCGGATGAGTCGTTAGTTATGAACTTTTTGGACGAAGAATGGATCAAAAATAATTCTATCGGGTGTTCTACGAAGAAACCTATTATTTTCCCAGAAAGTTTATTTAATGTAACTTAA
- a CDS encoding DNA-3-methyladenine glycosylase — protein MSTIVPKSFYERDTLIVSQELLGKVLCFGNIEARIIETEAYVGEDDPACHAARGITPRTKLMYGSAGNAYVYLIYGMYYCLNIVTEKPGFPAAVLIRGVYQYKPSAVLLDGPGKLCRTLGINKTQNGQDMTSNQSFCVIDVGDTPQFIITPRIGISKGTDKLWRYLVRK, from the coding sequence ATGTCTACAATAGTTCCAAAATCATTCTATGAAAGAGATACGCTTATTGTATCACAGGAACTACTGGGCAAGGTTCTGTGTTTTGGTAATATAGAGGCACGAATTATTGAGACAGAAGCTTATGTTGGAGAAGATGATCCTGCTTGCCATGCAGCCAGGGGGATAACACCTCGTACAAAGCTTATGTATGGTTCTGCAGGTAATGCCTATGTATATTTAATTTATGGTATGTATTATTGTTTAAATATAGTGACAGAAAAACCAGGGTTTCCAGCTGCTGTATTAATTAGAGGAGTATATCAATACAAACCTTCAGCAGTTTTACTTGATGGGCCTGGTAAATTATGTCGTACCCTTGGAATTAATAAAACCCAAAATGGCCAAGATATGACTAGCAATCAATCCTTTTGTGTTATTGACGTAGGTGATACTCCTCAATTTATTATTACCCCTAGAATTGGCATTAGCAAAGGTACCGACAAACTTTGGCGTTATTTAGTACGTAAGTGA